Genomic window (Peromyscus maniculatus bairdii isolate BWxNUB_F1_BW_parent chromosome 10, HU_Pman_BW_mat_3.1, whole genome shotgun sequence):
ACTGAAGTAAGGCGGAGATTTCAATGCAAGGCTGAACCTTTCATGTCTCCCACTATCCCATCCATGGAAGGTCTTTCTGGGAGTTGAGGTTATTCTAACATGAAGCTAGCTTGCAAATACTTGACATTTGATCTCACGGAAACTCTCTGAGGGCTGTGAATGGAGATCTTGAGCAGTCTTGCAttggaaacaaaagaaataaattgagAAGGGTGCACAGAGACCAGTGGCCGCTGAAGGATACGATCAGTGCCGGGAAATAGCACTGCACCTTTTACCATTTCTCCCATGATGCACCCTACCGACCACATgtcaactgaaaacaaaaatgaaatgaatataagCAAGAACACACAAATAGATCAATACAGAAGTAAAACACCAAGGCCACTCACACCATAGAATCATTGCCTGTACTTCCctgactgaggcagaggccagtccGTGACCAGCTGGGCCTTGAGGTATAAACAGGGCTCACATGGAATGCCCAGCCCTTTCAGCAGAACCAACAAAGCCGTCTGAAGCTACTGATGTCTGATTATATTACTTTGCAATTATAATTCAATGCTTTCTCTCACTTCTGATTTAAAAGATCTAATTTGCATTCATCTGCTGGAATCTAAGTGATTTGTATTGAAAATTATCCTAGGCTGTGTTAATAGGGGCAGCATGTAAATCAATATCATTGACATTCTTTTATGTACCCtatcaggaaaaggaaaggaagaaaagctagCGGCATGCACCCCaaaagaaaattacttttataaaAGGCATTTATGCTTgtttataaatatgaataaatttctAGAAGCAGAAATGCCTGTTGGAGAATGAATGTTTTGGAATATGCAGGCTCCATCATTGAATCCCATCAAAGGAGCAGTTTCTAAGCTGGAAGTCTTGTCCTCTTCCATAAGCACGGACTTTTGTAATGCTAAAAGTGTGGGCTATTCCAACAGAACTGTTCACCATGAAATAAACAAGATTAAAGAGCAAACACTTCTGAGACTGAAAATCAAAGGAAATCTGGAATGGGAGGGTCAATTACAATGTCTCCTTGCTATTGTCAGTTATCATCCAGAACTGAAACCAGGAAGGCAGAGCAAGGGCACAggaggtgcgggggggggggggggggtagagggcGATGGGAGGGGTAAAAGGGGGCAGGAGGGATAGGGAAGGGCAAGCAAGGAAGGGAAGCCTCCTCCCTCCTGGGGCTGTACCCGCTTGCTCTCACAGAGTTGAAGACAGGCTGAGCAACACTGGAAGGAAACAGAATGTGGGGGGAATGGAACAAAGAGGGTGCAGGGGCAGCAGCACCTCATGGCATTACTCCACTCAGGCTTCAAATTACATGTAGTAATTTGGCAGTGTCCTGAAGGAGGTCCTGGAAGATTCTTTCCACTGTGAAAACCTCACTGGAGTGAAACCCAGGGTGCCCATTGCTTAGTCCCTAAACCCTGAGGAGAAAATGTGTTCGCTTCCATTTCAGGAAAGCAAGGGCCATGCAAACTCTCAGGGAAAGACAGAGCAAATGGTTGTGTGTCCATTAGGATGAGTTAGAAGCATCTGGTCATCACTGCCTCACAAGAGGCTCAGAAtttttgaggaaagaaaaaaaatacaacagctctgggaaagtgttttatttttaaattgcaagTAATTTTATCATTCTGTCCCCAGTAACCCATCTGCGTGtgatgtgtgtgcaagtatgagTGTGTATAGTCTGTgtagtgtgtgagtgtatatgtgtactatgtggtatgtgtactgtgtatatAGTATGTATGTGTAATATGTGTGTAGTATGCATATTTGTGAGTATATATAATgtctgagtgtgaatgtgtgtcatgtgtagtgtgtgtgtttgtagtatGTGTCATGTATATGTGCAGTGTGTTTGTATaatgtgcatcatgtgtatgaatgtgtgtgttacAGGAAAgttaaagaagaaaggcaggtaATTAAAGCACAAGCTGTGTGATCTCCTGTCTGCCCATAAATGTTTGGAAAAGCTGCCAAGGAGCTATTTAGAACTTTGATgcatctgtttctctttcccatGTGGCAGACATGTCTACAGTACCTCTGCAGCACCTCTGGCAGATATGTCTACAGTACCTCTGGCAGATATGTCTACAGTACATCTGCAGCACCTCTGGCAGATATGTCTATAGTACCCCTGGCAGATACGTCTACAGTTCCTCTGCATTACCTCTGGCAGATCTGTCTACAGTACATCTTGGAGATCTGTCTGCAGGACATCTGGGAGATCTGTCTACAGGACATCTGGGAGATCTGTCTACAGTACATCTGGGAGATCTGTCTACAGGACATCTGGGATATCTGTCTACAGGACATCTGGGAGATCTGTCTACAGGACATCTGGGAGATCTGTCTACAGTACATCTGGGAGATATGTCCACAGGACATCATCTGGGAGATTTGTCTACAGGACATCTGGGAGATCTGTCTACAGTACATGTAGCAGATATGCCTACAGAACATCTGGGAGATTTTTCTACAGTACACGTGGCAGATATGCCCTCAGAACATCTGGGAGATATGTCTACAGTACATCTGGGAGATACACCTACAGTACATCTGGCAGATATGCCTACAGTACATGTGGCAGATATGCCTACAGTACATCTGGGAGATCTGTCTACAGTACATCTGGCAGGTGTATCTACAGTACCTCTGGAACATATGCCTACAGTACATCTGGCAGGTATGTCTACAGTACCTCGGATACATGTGTCTACAGTACCTCTGGCAGATGTGTCTATAGTACCAGTACCTCTGGCAGATGTGCCTACAGTACATGTGGCAGATATGCCTACAGTACATCTGGGAGATCTGTCTACAGGACATCTGGGAGATCTGTCTACAGTACATCTGGGAGATCTGTCTACAGGACATCTAGGAGATCTGTCTACAGGACATCATCTGGGAGATCTGTCTATAGGACATCATCTGGCAGATATACCTACAGGACATCTGGGAGATCTGTCTACAGGACATCATCTGGGAGATCTGTCTACAGGACATCTGGGAGATCTGTCTATAGGACATCATCTGGGAGATCTGTCTACAGAACATCATCTGGGAGATCTGTCTACAGGACATCTGGGAGATCTGTCTACAGAACATCTGGGAGATCTGTCTACAGAACATCATCTGGGAGATCTGTCTACAGAACATTATATGGGAGATCTGTCTACAGAACATCATCTGGGAGATCTGTCTACAGAACATCATCTGGGAGATCTGTCTACAGGACATCTGGGAGATCTGTCTACAGAACATCATATAGGAGATCTGTCTACAGTACATCTGGGAGATATGTCTACAGAACATCTGGGAGATCTGTCTACAGAGCATCATATGGGAGATCTGTCTACAGAACATCATATGGGAGATCTGTCTACAGAACATCATATGGGAGATCTGTCTACAGAACATCATATGGGAGATCTGTCTACAGAACATCATATGGGAGATCTGTCTACAGTACATCTGGGAGATATGTCTACAGAACATCTGGGAGAATTGCCTACAGTACATGTGGGAGATGTGTCGACAGAACATCTGGGAGAATTGCCCACAGTACATGTGGGAGATGTGTCAACAGAACATCTGGGAGAATTGCCCACAGTACATGTGGGAGATGTGTCGACAGAACATCTGGGAGAATTGCCCACAGTACATGTGGGAGATGTGTCTACAGTACCAGTGTCAAATGCGTTTCCAGTCCCTCTGGCAGATATGTCTACAGTACATATGACAGATGTGTCTACAGTCCCTCTGGAACATATGTCTACAGTACCTCTGGCAGATGTGTCTACAGTACCTCTGGTAGATGTGTCTACACCCCTTTTGCTGCTTCGGAACTAATTCCACCACTTAACTGTTGTGTGACTTTGACCAACTTCACCTCTCTAAATGTTATTTTCATCCTCTAAAATGTCAGCACTAAAAAGCATTTATTGTGTAAAATTTTCAATGTTGTATTTCTGGTAAAGCCCTTTCCATATTGCCTGGTGATAGCTTTCAAAAAACTAGCTTCAACACATAcgtatattgtattatatatagaaactaaatatacacacaaaaagttCAACTTTTAGTTACATAATTTATATTCAGATACATAATAACttttcatagttttgtttttttttaaatgagtgaacCTAACTATTCACTAGGCAGCCCATTTCACTGCTGAAGCCACTGAGAATGGAATACTCCATATCAAATCACCAGTGGCTCCATGAAACTTCTAGTGTCTTagccagctgttctcaacctgtgcgtCAAGACTcctttggggttgaatgaccctttcataggggctGCATATCAGGCatccttcatatcagatatttacactacaatttataacagcagcaaaattacagctataaagtagcaacaaaaataattttgtggctggggatcaccacaacatgaggtattaaagggtcactgcattaggaaggttgagaaccacgcaATAAACAATGACTctatttccacatttaaaaaaaaatatctgagcATATGTCAGCGTGGTATAATGCTGAGTAACTTCTCTCCTAAAACTGACCAGTTTTATCCTTTAGAATAAAatcttgtgatatttttataATGGTCCCTCATATATAGACCAATATCATCAGTAATATTGGTGATCAAAATGGGAACAGGGTCCCTATGTTGCTGTGTCCTCAATAGGCTCCAGACAGTTATTGGCTCAATAACTAATATATTGCCAACTGGTATGAATCCCTGTTCTCCCCCcccactgtatgtgtgtgtgtgtgtgtgtgtgtgtgtgtgtgtgtgtgtgtgcacgcatgtacTTTTGCAGTATATCCATATTCCAAAGTAAAAGATGAACATTTTTCTACACTTATCTTCCCTTCCCAGTCAGAACTCAAAATAGTCTTAAGGAATCATAAAATGtttatacaaaaaaagaaagaaagaaagaaaagacaaacatgaaCACCAGGTTTAAGTTCTAAGGTCCGTCTTGCCACTGGCACACTTTTTGAAGTGACCGTACCTGAAGCCCTTGAATTCTCTGTAAGTTTTCCTCTCTGTTCACCATCCTTCTGACTACCTAGACTGTGCAGCAGGTGTGCCAGTTCTTGTGCCCAGAAGTAGCAACCTCTAAAGATTGACGTACACATGGAGCCCTACATGAGTTTTGTGGGCTCACAATGAGGTTAATACTCAATATCCAGTCGTGTAACACAGTCTATAAATCggtcatccccccccccattagAAACAGGTGAATTTAGAACTCGGATCATTGATCAGGGAAGACAAGTGAGTGGTAAACCTTCACTTCATGTATGTACAGTGGTTGAAAATGCTTATCAAGGCTACACCAGGTTAATCTAtgaaattttaacaatattaGAGTGGATGGTACCACAGATAAGTATCCATTGGAAACTGAATTCTCACACTTTCTAAGGCATATTGGGTCTCCTATACAGGACACTGATAGAGTGCCATTCTGGCTATGTTACTACAGTGTGCCTCCACCCCCAGCATTCCACAGCAGGGAGCCAATGTATTTACAATTATAATACCCAGATAGTGTGTCACTTTGTTTAAACGAAATTTTAAGCATTTTCAGATGTTGCTAAAATATAATCATCAGTTTTCTGAGAATATCCAAAGTGTTTTACACAAGTAAGTTGATtctaaattttcttcttcttttcaaacTTTATCTTTCATCTAAATCCAAGGAAAGAAATCCTAGTCACTGCTTTTCAATTTTCCTAATAGCTTGGGTCATAATCCATGATGAAACAGTTCTCGGGCTGTGTGAACGCTGTGTTTTGGATCTTCTATAACACCTCAAATACTAAgactagagcagtggtcctcaaccttcccaatgctgcggccctttaatacagttcctcatgttgtagtgaccgcCAACCATAAAagcatttttgttgttacttcataactgtgattttgctactgttatgaactgtaatgtaaacatctgggGTTTCTGATGGTCATAGGTGAtgcctgtgaaaaggtcattcaactCCAAAGGGGCCATgccccagaggttgagaaccaccaggCGAACGGCTCAGTGTCCAGTCTGTGGAGCTATAGGAAGCAGAGGTGCCTTTCGGAAGAACTTTGTGGAAGAAGTTCAGTCTTTAGGGGTTGACCCTTAAAAGTATAGAGAGGTGGTGTCTCTGTaactctctcttttctcttccccactTCAAGTTAACCATGGACTGAAACATCTGAAACTGTGTGTCCCAATACCCCTTCCTTCTTGTGAGCCATGGCCTTGGGTCCTGTCACCACAACAGACAGGGACCAACACAGCTGCCCCCTGGGAAACTTGAAAATATCCAGGTTTGGAGACTGCCATGCCTCTGAAACTGCTCTGATTTGTCCTTTAGCACGCTGAACCGAGTTGTCACTTAATTTAGAATTCAGACAACATTTTTCATAGTTTCTTCCAGCAAACCTCAAAGGACAAAACAAAGATCATTTCTTTGGGAATCTTACATTTtgaaaatcaatctttaaaaatcacAATGTTTTAAAACCAAAGTAGAACCTTAATAGAGTACTAATGTCCTCAAACTGAGAACACGCGTGTCTTTCCTATGTAAGACCCCCACACAGCAGTTCCTGAGACACTCTGTAAAACACTTCAATGCCAGAGACTCAGAGGAACACTTATCCTGGGTCCATCTACCTAACTCCTTCCCTTCATAACCCTGGAGATATGTTGCTCTCatatctctcacacacaaatatatataatatatatttaatatttagtatAATTAACATGTTATTTTATAATagtattgatattttaattttaattaaatataattaaaattaaaattttaattataatagtattaatattttataatactattatAAAATAACATGTTAACTATGAACTTATTGGGAAGTAAGTCCTGTTTCAAACAGTTGATGTGACTA
Coding sequences:
- the LOC143266839 gene encoding uncharacterized protein LOC143266839, producing the protein MGGIRLQFLCITSGRSVYSTSWRSVCRTSGRSVYRTSGRSVYSTSGRSVYRTSGISVYRTSGRSVYRTSGRSVYSTSGRYVHRTSSGRFVYRTSGRSVYSTCSRYAYRTSGRFFYSTRGRYALRTSGRYVYSTSGRYTYSTSGRYAYSTCGRYAYSTSGRSVYSTSGRCIYSTSGTYAYSTSGRYVYSTSDTCVYSTSGRCVYSTSTSGRCAYSTCGRYAYSTSGRSVYRTSGRSVYRTSGRSVYRTSSGRSVYRTSGRSVYRTSSGRSVYRTSSGRSVYRTSGRSVYRTSGRSVYRTSSGRSVYRTLYGRSVYRTSSGRSVYRTSSGRSVYRTSGRSVYRTSYRRSVYSTSGRYVYRTSGRSVYRASYGRSVYRTSYGRSVYRTSYGRSVYRTSYGRSVYRTSYGRSVYSTSGRYVYRTSGRIAYSTCGRCVDRTSGRIAHSTCGRCVNRTSGRIAHSTCGRCVDRTSGRIAHSTCGRCVYSTSVKCVSSPSGRYVYSTYDRCVYSPSGTYVYSTSGRCVYSTSGRCVYTPFAASELIPPLNCCVTLTNFTSLNVIFIL